A single window of Buchnera aphidicola (Cinara cuneomaculata) DNA harbors:
- the rplT gene encoding 50S ribosomal protein L20 encodes MARVKRGVTAHARHKKIIKLAKGYYGARSRVYRVANQAVIKAGQYAYRDRRIKKRNFRKLWIIRINAAVQNHNVSYSQFVYGLKILAININRKMLAEIAIHDKDMFNTLVEKSKIALIS; translated from the coding sequence ATGGCGCGTGTTAAAAGAGGTGTTACAGCACATGCTCGTCATAAAAAAATAATTAAGTTAGCGAAAGGATATTATGGAGCACGGTCCAGGGTATATCGTGTTGCCAATCAAGCTGTTATCAAAGCTGGTCAATACGCTTATAGAGATAGACGTATTAAAAAAAGAAATTTTCGAAAATTATGGATTATTAGAATTAATGCTGCAGTTCAGAATCATAACGTGTCATATAGTCAATTTGTTTATGGTTTAAAGATTTTAGCAATTAATATTAATCGAAAAATGTTAGCAGAAATCGCAATACATGATAAGGATATGTTTAATACGTTAGTAGAAAAATCTAAAATTGCTTTAATTAGTTAA
- the infC gene encoding translation initiation factor IF-3 — MKAGKKSQLSRSYCINHEIRSSEVRLMGLKGEQLGIVNINQALEKAKIYGFDLVEVSPNSQPPVCRIMNYGKFLYEKSKALKKQKKKQKVVQIKEIKFRPNTGEGDYQVKLRNLIRFLKDGNKIKITLRFKGREMAHQNIGINMLNRLKNDLSSLTCVEYFPQRIEGRQMIMILSPKR; from the coding sequence ATTAAAGCCGGAAAAAAAAGTCAATTATCTCGCTCTTATTGCATTAATCATGAGATTCGTTCTTCTGAAGTTCGATTAATGGGTTTAAAAGGTGAGCAACTAGGTATCGTTAATATAAATCAAGCATTAGAGAAAGCAAAAATATATGGTTTTGATTTAGTAGAAGTTAGTCCTAATTCTCAACCTCCAGTATGTCGTATTATGAATTATGGTAAATTTTTGTACGAAAAAAGTAAAGCTCTTAAAAAACAGAAAAAAAAACAAAAAGTTGTACAAATTAAAGAAATAAAATTTCGACCGAATACAGGTGAAGGAGATTATCAAGTTAAATTAAGAAATTTAATAAGATTTTTGAAAGATGGTAATAAAATAAAAATTACTTTACGATTTAAGGGTCGAGAAATGGCACACCAAAATATCGGAATTAATATGTTAAATCGATTAAAAAATGATTTATCATCTTTAACTTGTGTCGAATATTTTCCCCAACGAATTGAAGGTCGGCAAATGATAATGATTTTGTCTCCAAAAAGATAA
- the thrS gene encoding threonine--tRNA ligase codes for MPIITSCNGVNKFYTSAVTLEDIFRDIFPDHKSRFIAGLVNNQLFDLNTLIHHDAHVVMIDEHNRKFIQQVRRSCMQLLNRVLTIIWPEVKIAGGSMTEYGFYCDFDMSYMLTKNDLNKISKKMIKLIFSSYKIHTKNMITSDFLNILNQKNEIYQVNIIKAQCINKNIINVCYHEDYCEFSNHSQVSNIKFCQYFSLKNISGAYWKNNKNNRMLQRIHVISWISKNQLSDFIIRSQELEKRDHRKIAKLLNLYHIQKESPGMVFWHHHGYIIVRELKKIIRIYLMKNNYLEVKSPIILDKYLWEKSGHWKYYHTSIFITKSENREYCIKPMNCPAHVLIFKNGLKSYKDLPIRIAEFGCCHRQESSGSLHGLMRVRGFIQDDAHIFCTKKQIKLELNNCINLLLDLYQTFGFKKITINISTRPENRIGDDRIWNQAENDLESVLNEHSIPFQYKLGEGAFYGPKIEISLEDNLQRIWQCGTIQLDFYLAKQLNASYINKRGIKKYPVIIHRALLGSIERFIGILLEEYNGNLPVWLCPIQVVVLSIADSHILYVQQIMQKLLMNNIRAVSNITRASISFKIHSYIKQKIPYILVCGDQEIKSNSVTVRNRFSCKQYQQNIDYFIENILNNIKNNNIKDFNVED; via the coding sequence ATGCCGATTATTACGTCGTGTAATGGAGTTAATAAATTTTATACTAGTGCGGTTACTTTAGAAGATATTTTTCGAGATATATTTCCTGATCACAAATCACGTTTTATAGCTGGACTAGTAAATAATCAGTTATTTGATTTAAATACATTAATACATCATGACGCGCATGTTGTGATGATTGATGAACATAATAGAAAATTTATACAACAAGTTAGACGTTCTTGTATGCAGTTATTAAATCGTGTATTAACAATTATCTGGCCAGAAGTGAAGATAGCTGGTGGAAGCATGACTGAATATGGATTCTATTGTGATTTTGATATGTCATATATGTTAACAAAAAACGATTTAAATAAAATTTCTAAAAAAATGATAAAACTAATTTTTAGTTCATATAAAATACATACTAAAAACATGATTACATCAGATTTTTTAAATATCTTAAATCAAAAAAATGAAATTTATCAAGTTAATATAATAAAAGCACAGTGTATTAACAAAAATATTATTAATGTTTGTTATCACGAAGATTATTGTGAATTTTCTAATCATTCTCAGGTTTCTAATATCAAATTTTGTCAATATTTTTCATTAAAAAATATATCAGGAGCATATTGGAAAAATAATAAAAATAATAGAATGTTACAACGAATTCATGTTATATCATGGATTTCAAAAAATCAGTTATCAGATTTTATTATTAGATCACAAGAACTAGAAAAACGGGATCATCGTAAAATTGCTAAATTATTAAATTTGTATCATATTCAAAAAGAATCACCTGGAATGGTATTTTGGCATCATCATGGGTATATTATTGTTAGAGAATTAAAAAAAATTATTCGTATTTATTTAATGAAAAATAATTATTTAGAAGTTAAGAGCCCAATCATTCTTGATAAATATTTATGGGAAAAAAGTGGTCACTGGAAATATTATCATACTTCTATTTTTATTACTAAATCAGAAAATAGAGAATATTGTATTAAGCCTATGAATTGTCCGGCACATGTTTTAATTTTTAAGAACGGTTTAAAATCTTATAAGGATTTACCGATACGCATTGCAGAATTTGGATGTTGCCATCGACAAGAATCATCAGGTTCACTACATGGATTAATGCGTGTACGAGGATTTATTCAGGATGATGCTCATATTTTTTGTACAAAAAAACAAATTAAGCTAGAATTAAATAATTGTATTAATTTATTACTTGATTTATATCAAACGTTTGGATTTAAAAAAATTACTATCAATATTTCTACTCGTCCAGAAAATAGAATTGGTGATGATCGTATATGGAATCAAGCTGAAAATGATTTAGAGTCTGTTTTAAATGAACATAGTATACCATTTCAGTATAAATTAGGTGAAGGAGCGTTTTATGGTCCTAAAATTGAAATTTCTTTAGAAGATAATTTACAACGAATATGGCAATGTGGCACTATTCAGTTAGATTTTTATTTAGCTAAGCAATTAAACGCGTCTTATATTAATAAACGAGGTATTAAAAAATATCCGGTTATTATTCACAGAGCATTATTAGGTTCAATTGAAAGATTTATCGGTATTCTTCTTGAAGAATATAACGGCAATTTACCGGTATGGTTGTGTCCTATACAGGTAGTAGTTTTAAGTATCGCAGATTCGCATATATTATATGTACAACAGATCATGCAAAAATTATTAATGAATAATATTCGAGCAGTTTCTAATATTACTCGTGCTAGTATAAGTTTTAAAATTCATTCTTATATTAAGCAAAAAATTCCATATATTTTAGTATGCGGTGATCAAGAAATCAAATCTAATTCTGTTACGGTAAGAAACCGATTTTCTTGTAAACAGTATCAACAAAATATAGATTATTTTATTGAGAATATCTTAAATAATATTAAAAATAATAATATAAAAGATTTTAATGTGGAGGATTAG
- the rpmI gene encoding 50S ribosomal protein L35, whose product MPKIKTLRSAAKRFKKTASGHFKRKKANLRHILTKKDTNYKRHLRKKIIISASDHHRVSIFLPYC is encoded by the coding sequence ATGCCAAAAATTAAAACTTTACGTAGTGCAGCGAAGAGATTTAAAAAAACTGCTTCTGGTCATTTTAAGCGTAAAAAAGCTAATTTACGCCATATTTTAACTAAAAAAGATACAAACTATAAACGTCATCTTCGTAAAAAAATTATTATTTCTGCATCGGATCATCACAGAGTATCTATTTTTCTTCCTTATTGTTGA
- the pheS gene encoding phenylalanine--tRNA ligase subunit alpha, whose product MQEIKKINDSVSLNNFQSKYLGKNSILCYYFSKLVTLNISERIKCSTILNSFKQKIKNKIYKKKIKLKNNKLINQKNKYFIDYTLPGRKMERGSLHPITMIMEEIIEIFNYLGFNIYYGPEIENKYYNFDALNIPHNHPARNISDTFWFNSNYVLRTQTSSMQIRVLEKNPGPIRAIIPGKVYRRDYDHTHTPMFHQIEGLIVDESISFSNLKWILENFVIQILKKNIKIRFRSSYFPFTCPSAEMDIQDKNGNWLEILGCGMVHPNVLKTCNIDGNVYSACAFGIGIERIAMLKYSISDIRCFFENDIRFLKQFV is encoded by the coding sequence ATGCAAGAAATTAAAAAAATAAATGATAGTGTATCACTGAATAATTTTCAATCAAAGTATTTAGGTAAAAATAGTATTTTATGCTACTATTTTAGTAAATTAGTTACATTAAATATCTCTGAGCGTATAAAATGCAGTACTATTTTAAATAGTTTTAAACAAAAGATTAAAAATAAAATTTATAAAAAAAAAATAAAATTAAAAAATAATAAATTAATTAATCAAAAAAATAAATATTTTATAGATTATACATTACCTGGTAGAAAAATGGAACGCGGTAGTTTGCATCCTATTACCATGATTATGGAAGAAATTATAGAAATTTTTAATTATTTAGGTTTTAATATTTATTATGGACCTGAAATAGAAAATAAATATTATAATTTTGATGCTTTAAATATACCTCATAATCATCCAGCAAGAAATATTAGTGATACTTTTTGGTTTAATTCAAATTATGTTTTACGTACTCAAACATCTAGTATGCAAATTAGAGTATTAGAAAAAAATCCTGGACCTATTAGAGCGATTATTCCGGGAAAGGTATACCGTAGAGATTATGATCATACGCATACTCCTATGTTTCATCAAATTGAAGGTTTAATAGTAGATGAATCAATTTCTTTTTCGAATTTAAAATGGATTTTAGAAAATTTTGTAATTCAGATTTTAAAAAAAAATATTAAAATACGTTTTCGTAGTTCTTATTTTCCTTTTACTTGCCCGTCTGCAGAGATGGATATTCAAGATAAGAACGGTAATTGGTTAGAAATATTAGGATGTGGAATGGTACATCCAAATGTTTTAAAGACTTGTAATATTGACGGTAATGTTTACTCTGCTTGTGCATTCGGTATTGGTATAGAAAGAATAGCTATGTTGAAATATTCAATATCTGATATTCGTTGTTTTTTTGAAAACGATATACGATTTTTAAAACAATTTGTTTAA